From a region of the Stigmatopora nigra isolate UIUO_SnigA unplaced genomic scaffold, RoL_Snig_1.1 HiC_scaffold_272, whole genome shotgun sequence genome:
- the LOC144193233 gene encoding uncharacterized protein LOC144193233: MVRKIKPTTRIIQRWAEETSMVLRDCFETTDWEVLCKSHVEDIDSLTHCITDYIHFCVENIVPSKKFRCYSNNKPWVTRDLRALLNKKKRAFRSGDKESLKTVQKELKREIRRGKTSYRRRLEKQLKRGNTKEIWRSLRTISGLGGNSGRGPESGDDEWANELNQFFNRFSPAPAPLTPQTRSNSTPLFSSSSPLPPLFHRSLHHCRSGDKTTKEDRGKEGYRSRQPQLQTTERVCGSAWHSDSAYFQPQPQSAEGPQLVENFLCGPSPKDCKPKGAKPLQAGSTNLSPA, translated from the coding sequence atggtgaggaaaataaaacctaccacgaggatcatacaaagatgggccgaggagaccagcatggtactgagggactgtttcgagacaaccgactgggaggtgctgtgcaaatcaCATgtggaagacatcgacagcttgacccactgcatcacagattacattcacttctgtgtggagaacatcgtaccctccaagaagttccgttgttactccaacaataagccgtgggtcaccagggatctaagggccctcctgaacaagaagaagagggcttttaggtctggggataaggagagtctcaaaacggtccagaaggagctgaagagagagataaggaggggaaagaccagctacaggaggaggctagagaagcaactcaaaagaggcaacaccaaagagatctggaggagcttgaggaccatctcgggccttggaggcaacagtgggagaggcccggagtccggagacgatgagtgggccaatgaactgaatcagttctttaacagattcagccctgcccctgctcccctgaccccccagaccagaagcaactctacccccttgttctcctcttcctccccccttccccccctattccaccggtctctgcatcactgtcgatcaggtgacaaaacaactaaagaagatcgaggcaaggaaggctaccggtccagacagcctcagctccagactactgagagagtgtgcggatcagcttggcacagtgattctgcatattttcaacctcagcctcagtctgcagaaggtccccaacttgtggaaaacttcctgtgtggtcccagtcccaaagactgcaaacccaagggagccaaaccacttcaggccggtagcactaacctctcaccggcttaa